From a single Nitrospirota bacterium genomic region:
- a CDS encoding Glu/Leu/Phe/Val dehydrogenase yields the protein MTAPAARAAATREWGHYKTIELFFPVSDFRAYVVVDNVALGPAIGGVRVAPDVTLDEVKRLARTMTLKNSIAGLPHGGAKAGIIMDPRSPRKEHCFRIFARAIEDLREYIPGPDLGSNEACMAWIHDETGRASGLPEEIGGLPLDRLGATGFGLAACAEVACIHLRMNLNGAKVAIEGFGSVGRMAARFLSERGAVIVAVSDTKGTVADPFGIDITRLMEVKDATGSVVSYKPAAVKEVNALFAEQCDILIPAARPDVINSSNVDLIKAKLILQGANIPATREAEDILHKRGTLSVPDFIANAGGVIMAAMEYAGKTEQEAFAAIAERIKKNTRLILERASRENVPPRDAAEAIAGERVRTAMAYRRIS from the coding sequence ATGACCGCACCTGCTGCAAGAGCTGCAGCCACGAGAGAGTGGGGGCACTATAAGACCATCGAGCTCTTCTTTCCTGTTTCGGATTTCCGCGCCTATGTTGTCGTCGATAATGTCGCACTCGGCCCGGCTATCGGGGGCGTGAGGGTCGCCCCTGATGTGACCCTCGACGAGGTAAAACGCCTCGCCAGGACCATGACCCTGAAGAACTCCATTGCCGGCCTCCCCCACGGAGGCGCGAAAGCGGGCATTATAATGGACCCCCGGAGCCCCCGGAAGGAGCACTGCTTCAGAATCTTCGCCCGGGCCATCGAGGATCTGCGCGAATATATTCCCGGCCCCGACCTGGGGAGCAACGAGGCGTGCATGGCATGGATCCATGACGAGACCGGAAGGGCATCGGGGCTTCCCGAGGAGATCGGCGGTCTCCCCCTCGACCGGCTCGGCGCCACGGGGTTCGGCCTCGCCGCCTGCGCGGAGGTAGCCTGTATCCACCTCAGGATGAATCTCAACGGCGCGAAGGTCGCTATAGAGGGCTTCGGCAGCGTGGGCAGGATGGCGGCACGGTTCCTTTCCGAGCGGGGGGCCGTCATTGTCGCTGTCAGCGATACCAAAGGAACGGTAGCCGATCCCTTCGGTATCGACATCACGAGGCTCATGGAGGTCAAGGACGCGACCGGGAGCGTCGTCAGCTACAAGCCCGCTGCGGTCAAAGAAGTGAATGCGCTGTTTGCGGAACAGTGCGACATCCTCATCCCCGCAGCCCGGCCCGATGTGATCAACAGCAGCAATGTCGACCTTATCAAGGCGAAGCTGATCCTGCAGGGTGCCAATATCCCGGCGACGAGGGAGGCGGAAGATATCCTCCATAAGCGCGGGACTCTCTCGGTACCCGACTTCATCGCCAATGCAGGCGGCGTCATCATGGCAGCCATGGAATATGCAGGGAAGACGGAGCAGGAGGCCTTCGCCGCCATCGCGGAACGCATAAAAAAGAATACCCGGCTCATCCTCGAAAGGGCCTCGCGCGAGAATGTCCCTCCCCGCGATGCGGCAGAGGCCATTGCAGGAGAACGGGTGCGGACAGCCATGGCCTACCGCAGGATCTCATAG